A stretch of the Balneolales bacterium ANBcel1 genome encodes the following:
- the rsmD gene encoding 16S rRNA (guanine(966)-N(2))-methyltransferase RsmD — protein sequence MRIITGTLKGRRFAAPKNVEIRPTSDRTKESMFAVIEVRKHIAGSDVLDLFAGTGNLGFEAISRGAERVCAVEASPKAVENLEKQASRFGIDKKVQSVCSTVEAWLRNPGQPYDLVFADPPYDYAHMVDLPEIIIHNGWLKEDGWFLLEHDKRHNFVDHPHCAFSKPYGRTIVTIFTRDPVSKT from the coding sequence ATGAGAATCATTACCGGAACACTTAAGGGTCGCCGTTTTGCCGCTCCGAAAAATGTCGAGATAAGGCCTACATCCGACCGGACAAAAGAGAGCATGTTCGCGGTTATTGAAGTCCGGAAGCATATTGCCGGCAGCGATGTCCTGGACCTTTTCGCCGGAACGGGCAATCTTGGCTTTGAAGCAATTTCCAGGGGAGCGGAGCGGGTCTGCGCTGTGGAAGCTTCCCCAAAAGCCGTCGAAAACCTGGAAAAACAGGCTTCCCGGTTCGGAATCGACAAGAAGGTGCAAAGTGTCTGTTCAACCGTAGAGGCGTGGCTCAGAAATCCCGGCCAGCCGTATGACCTTGTTTTTGCAGATCCTCCGTACGATTATGCACACATGGTTGATTTGCCGGAAATCATTATCCATAACGGATGGTTAAAAGAAGACGGCTGGTTCCTTCTGGAGCACGACAAACGCCATAATTTCGTGGATCATCCACATTGTGCGTTTTCCAAACCCTATGGCCGAACCATCGTCACCATTTTCACCAGAGACCCGGTCTCCAAAACGTGA
- the coaD gene encoding pantetheine-phosphate adenylyltransferase — MNVIYPGSFDPITYGHLDILERATNLFDRVYITIAVNTRKNSIFTPEERQHLIRESIDTKPWGNKVEIHQFTGLLVDFARSMNVKTLIRGVRQFSDYEYEFRMALMNRKLDNDIDTIFLMPREELTFVSGSLVREIAHWGGDLSHFVPENVAEALNRKYR, encoded by the coding sequence GTGAATGTAATCTACCCAGGCTCCTTCGACCCAATCACTTACGGGCACCTCGATATTCTTGAAAGGGCGACCAACCTGTTCGACCGGGTCTACATCACCATCGCCGTGAATACACGCAAAAACTCCATCTTCACTCCGGAAGAGCGACAGCATCTCATTCGGGAGAGCATCGATACCAAACCCTGGGGAAACAAGGTGGAAATCCACCAGTTCACCGGTCTGCTGGTCGATTTTGCCCGCTCAATGAATGTCAAGACACTGATCCGGGGTGTGCGACAGTTTTCCGATTACGAGTATGAGTTCCGTATGGCGCTCATGAACCGCAAGCTCGATAATGACATCGACACCATATTCCTGATGCCTCGCGAGGAGCTTACTTTTGTTTCCGGCTCACTCGTGAGAGAGATTGCCCATTGGGGAGGCGATCTGAGCCACTTCGTCCCGGAAAATGTAGCCGAAGCTCTGAACAGGAAGTACCGGTAA
- a CDS encoding pyridoxal phosphate-dependent aminotransferase, with the protein MIAQRVQAIAPSETMKISGRAKELQREGKSVISLSQGEPDFKTPEHICEAGIQAIRDGHHGYTVNAGTPELREAICAKLKEENGLSYTPDQILLSNGAKQSIGFSLFATIDKGDEVIIPAPYWVSYPEMVKIADGTPVVVATEFDNDYKMTADQLRQAITPKTKMLILCSPSNPTGSCYTKEELASLADVLREYPGIMVLSDEIYEYIVFDGEHVSIAQAAPDLMDRILLINGFSKGFAMTGWRLGYLAGPAQVVKAVSKIQSQETSAPSTISQKAAEAAYNSPRDSVKEMVKAFRERRDYMIKALNEIDGVNCFNPGGAFYAFPDISTYLNSVTPSGQKIANSTDLCMFLLEERGLAAVPGDAFGEPNGIRLSYAASMEHLQEAIKRLREGLAALKKQ; encoded by the coding sequence ATGATCGCACAACGAGTGCAGGCTATAGCACCTTCAGAAACCATGAAAATTTCCGGCCGCGCCAAAGAGCTTCAGCGGGAAGGAAAATCCGTCATCTCATTAAGCCAGGGCGAACCCGATTTTAAAACTCCGGAGCACATATGTGAAGCGGGCATACAGGCTATCCGTGACGGACATCACGGATATACGGTTAATGCCGGCACCCCGGAGCTTCGTGAAGCGATCTGCGCCAAGCTTAAAGAAGAAAACGGACTCTCCTACACTCCGGATCAGATCCTTTTGTCCAACGGCGCGAAACAGTCGATCGGCTTCTCTTTGTTTGCAACCATCGACAAGGGTGATGAGGTCATCATTCCCGCGCCTTACTGGGTCTCCTATCCCGAGATGGTCAAAATTGCCGACGGCACACCGGTAGTTGTTGCCACGGAATTTGATAACGACTATAAAATGACGGCCGACCAGCTCCGCCAGGCAATTACTCCCAAAACCAAAATGTTGATCCTCTGCTCGCCTTCCAATCCCACCGGAAGTTGCTACACCAAAGAGGAACTTGCCTCGCTTGCCGATGTACTGCGCGAATATCCCGGCATTATGGTGCTCTCCGATGAGATCTACGAATATATCGTATTTGACGGCGAGCATGTGAGCATTGCCCAGGCGGCTCCCGATCTGATGGATCGCATTCTGCTGATTAACGGTTTTTCCAAAGGATTTGCCATGACCGGCTGGCGGCTGGGTTATCTTGCCGGACCCGCACAGGTCGTCAAGGCGGTGTCAAAAATCCAGAGCCAGGAAACCTCTGCACCATCCACCATATCCCAGAAAGCGGCCGAGGCGGCCTATAACAGTCCGCGCGACTCTGTTAAGGAGATGGTCAAGGCTTTTCGCGAACGCCGCGACTACATGATCAAGGCACTCAATGAAATCGATGGGGTCAACTGCTTTAATCCCGGCGGTGCGTTCTACGCTTTTCCCGACATATCCACCTATCTGAACTCCGTGACGCCCTCAGGACAAAAGATTGCCAACAGCACCGATCTATGCATGTTCCTGCTTGAAGAGCGCGGACTCGCAGCTGTGCCTGGCGACGCCTTCGGCGAGCCAAACGGCATCCGCCTCTCTTACGCGGCTTCCATGGAGCATCTGCAGGAAGCGATCAAACGGCTGCGCGAAGGCCTTGCTGCCCTCAAAAAGCAATAA
- a CDS encoding zinc ribbon domain-containing protein: protein MPTYQYKREDGSTFEIIQKMSDEALKTCPKTGQKVKRIISGGGGVVYKGNGWYVTDYKNKSNDSSKDSGKKQGAGGASSSGNGAESKQPAKSREVAS from the coding sequence ATGCCAACGTATCAGTACAAAAGGGAAGACGGAAGCACGTTTGAGATCATCCAGAAAATGTCGGATGAAGCGTTGAAAACCTGTCCGAAAACCGGCCAGAAGGTCAAACGAATCATCTCGGGCGGCGGCGGCGTGGTGTACAAAGGCAACGGATGGTATGTGACCGATTACAAGAACAAGTCGAACGACAGCAGCAAGGATTCCGGCAAGAAACAAGGCGCCGGAGGCGCGTCTTCATCCGGGAACGGCGCCGAAAGCAAACAGCCCGCCAAAAGCAGGGAAGTGGCTTCCTGA
- a CDS encoding YraN family protein translates to MNHVDLGKAGEDRAVAFLESRNMTILDRNYRFMRAEVDIVAATDREIVFVEVKTRRSRTFGEPEESVDKKKKQQLFKVAEAWMHERRMEGAPVRFDVVTIMNPGRKGEEINHIEGAFWYV, encoded by the coding sequence ATGAACCATGTCGATTTGGGTAAAGCCGGAGAAGACAGAGCGGTAGCGTTTCTGGAGTCCAGGAACATGACAATCCTGGACAGAAACTACCGTTTTATGCGGGCCGAGGTGGATATCGTTGCGGCAACCGACCGGGAGATTGTATTTGTCGAGGTCAAAACCCGCCGAAGCCGCACCTTCGGGGAACCTGAGGAGAGTGTCGACAAAAAGAAAAAGCAACAGCTGTTCAAAGTGGCGGAAGCCTGGATGCACGAACGACGGATGGAGGGGGCACCAGTCCGGTTCGATGTGGTCACCATCATGAATCCCGGCAGAAAAGGGGAAGAGATAAATCACATCGAGGGCGCCTTCTGGTATGTGTAG
- a CDS encoding septum formation initiator family protein → MNFRFLNPLRWRRSLLLSVLLLLLILWFGFLDTYSVRTRVQLNMEKEELILETERLQSETAKIQEMLDELDSNPEMLERIAREEYGMRKPGETIYRIQE, encoded by the coding sequence ATGAATTTCCGCTTTCTAAATCCCCTCCGTTGGCGCCGCTCACTGCTTTTATCGGTGCTTCTGCTGCTGCTTATCCTCTGGTTTGGTTTCCTCGATACATACAGTGTCCGGACACGGGTTCAGCTGAACATGGAAAAGGAGGAGCTTATTTTGGAAACCGAACGTCTCCAGTCAGAGACCGCAAAAATCCAGGAGATGCTGGATGAACTGGACTCCAACCCCGAGATGCTGGAGCGCATTGCCCGGGAGGAGTACGGCATGAGAAAACCCGGTGAAACCATTTATCGCATTCAGGAATAG
- a CDS encoding ROK family protein encodes MISIGIDLGGTNIKSALIHQDEGLLSRHSVPTNADSGPETVLDRIAEAVIKARDDAPDAPVGVGIGSPGIISMDRTSVSSPPNFPGWDTINLNTEIKKRTGLPAVVENDANLMALGCSRFGVGREMESLIMLTLGTGVGGGIIYNRELFRGTTGGAAELGHVIIDYNGPESNSNAKGGVEAYLGQRFMIRNALPLIKDHPENPLCRNFIDNPDRLEPRHLSEEADKGNPLAIEILANAGRMLGFAIVNYVHTLDIRNIVVSGGVAKAGDRILEPARKAARERLMPPFLEGFEIRYETLGNDAALLGAGSLAFEHIAPHR; translated from the coding sequence ATGATCTCCATTGGTATTGACCTTGGCGGAACCAATATAAAATCGGCCCTGATTCACCAGGATGAGGGACTTCTGTCCCGGCACTCCGTTCCAACCAACGCCGACAGCGGACCCGAAACCGTGCTTGACCGAATCGCGGAAGCCGTTATCAAGGCAAGGGACGATGCCCCTGACGCACCGGTTGGCGTCGGCATCGGTTCACCCGGCATCATATCCATGGACCGCACCTCCGTATCCAGCCCACCCAACTTCCCCGGCTGGGATACCATCAACCTGAACACCGAAATTAAAAAGCGCACCGGCCTGCCCGCCGTGGTTGAAAACGATGCAAACCTGATGGCGCTCGGCTGCTCTCGCTTCGGCGTGGGAAGGGAAATGGAGAGCCTTATCATGCTCACGCTGGGTACCGGTGTCGGCGGCGGTATCATCTACAACAGGGAACTGTTCCGTGGGACAACCGGTGGTGCCGCCGAACTCGGCCATGTGATTATCGATTACAACGGACCGGAATCCAACAGCAATGCCAAAGGCGGAGTTGAAGCCTACCTCGGACAACGATTCATGATCCGAAATGCACTGCCGCTGATCAAGGACCATCCGGAGAACCCCCTTTGCCGCAATTTCATCGACAACCCCGACCGGCTGGAACCGCGACACCTCAGCGAAGAAGCGGATAAAGGCAATCCGCTGGCCATTGAAATCCTGGCCAACGCCGGCCGCATGCTGGGTTTTGCCATTGTAAACTACGTGCATACGCTTGATATTCGAAACATCGTCGTTAGCGGCGGTGTCGCAAAAGCCGGCGACCGGATTCTCGAACCGGCCCGCAAAGCCGCCAGGGAACGTCTCATGCCTCCCTTTCTGGAAGGATTTGAAATCCGCTATGAGACGCTCGGAAATGATGCCGCCCTTCTGGGTGCCGGAAGCCTGGCCTTCGAGCACATTGCACCTCACCGCTAA
- a CDS encoding putative LPS assembly protein LptD, which yields MPSARFCILTFLLPVLSGMMLVSLEAQTVQAVEPSHDPVRFSSRDSLIFSTRDERIATLYGNARVGNVQGELTAGTVLLNLDKNEMSARAAEDADTLSQPVLQRGEDRVRSRRISYNYETDKGKFEVARMAMDQGNVIGTQVKRTAPHVVFVEDGLYSTCDLDHPHFYIRAARMKVVDEEEIFFTRARLYILDIPYPLVFPFGYVPSSITRRQSGILEPSFTYQDQQRRGLGLQNLGWFQYFSDYVTGQVSMDVFTSGTYYLNSTVNYRRTDRYNGSIQLGYSRDQGMEPTDPDFSRNIQRRIAVNHRQTINPYSSVSANINLRTADFHNRNSYDVDERAEVSTQSNMSYNFNHPDGIYTFSASGAHSLNFATNATSLTGPNTSFSLRRLTPFQRSGPGSGESWYESISFQYRNTVNSRFNFTPSDDSDVGFLEALFHPSRHREATGDFRHINIGMRHNASANAQLLSNQFANLTSSITFTEYWYPETLRREWDPDQERVVSRMESGFAAGRDFSTSLSANTTIYGTSQARIGRFEGFRHTMRPSLSFSYSPDFSDSFWGYYRDVQSTADGDTQRYSIFQGGIVGGPAAGEQRTLSLSINNVLETKEVRRDTTGERRENTVRLIDQLNASVSYNFAAESFNLSDLRTSFRTSFIQNINLSANATFSFYDTDEDGRRIDRYLWQESNRFMRMTNFSMTASTQFSSGGARRPEQTTWYYPEHYDPLDQSRFHPVDRAIMEGRVYRTDLPWSFNVNFNYRWNRTATGASQKSAQIEATNIQMRLTPEWQFSTRIGYDLIQKQLTPARFNITRNLHCWDLSFQWNPFDDMKFFLFRLTVRDTRIQGLIQKLPGLNNLERQQSPINRFR from the coding sequence GTGCCTTCAGCACGTTTCTGTATCCTGACTTTTCTGCTTCCGGTTCTTTCGGGGATGATGCTGGTCTCCCTTGAGGCTCAAACCGTGCAGGCTGTGGAGCCTTCTCACGACCCCGTGAGATTCTCCTCCCGGGATTCCCTCATTTTTTCCACCCGCGATGAACGTATCGCCACTCTGTACGGCAATGCACGGGTCGGAAACGTTCAGGGAGAACTTACCGCGGGAACGGTATTGCTCAATCTGGATAAGAACGAGATGAGCGCACGGGCCGCCGAAGACGCCGACACCCTCTCCCAACCGGTATTGCAGCGGGGCGAGGATCGGGTCAGAAGCAGGAGAATCTCTTATAATTACGAAACCGACAAGGGAAAATTCGAGGTGGCCCGCATGGCTATGGACCAGGGGAACGTCATCGGAACACAGGTCAAGAGAACCGCTCCCCATGTGGTTTTTGTGGAGGACGGTTTGTACTCGACCTGCGATCTTGACCATCCCCATTTCTATATCCGTGCCGCCCGCATGAAAGTGGTAGACGAAGAGGAAATCTTTTTCACCAGGGCCCGGCTCTATATTCTGGATATTCCCTACCCGCTGGTATTCCCGTTCGGCTACGTCCCCTCCAGCATCACACGGCGACAATCCGGCATTCTGGAACCCTCCTTTACCTATCAGGATCAACAGCGCAGGGGACTCGGACTCCAAAATCTCGGCTGGTTCCAATATTTCAGTGACTACGTGACCGGCCAGGTTTCCATGGATGTGTTCACCTCCGGAACCTATTACCTCAACTCCACCGTCAATTACCGCAGAACCGACCGGTATAACGGTAGTATCCAGCTGGGCTACTCCCGAGACCAGGGGATGGAGCCGACCGATCCCGATTTCAGCAGAAATATCCAGCGCAGGATTGCCGTCAATCACAGACAGACCATCAATCCGTACTCTTCCGTCAGTGCCAATATCAATCTCCGAACCGCCGATTTCCACAATCGTAACTCCTATGACGTGGATGAGCGTGCCGAGGTGAGCACCCAGTCGAATATGTCCTACAACTTCAATCACCCCGACGGTATTTACACCTTCAGCGCATCCGGAGCCCATTCCCTGAATTTTGCCACCAACGCTACAAGCCTTACCGGTCCCAACACCAGCTTTTCCCTGCGACGCCTGACACCCTTTCAGCGGTCCGGGCCCGGATCCGGTGAATCGTGGTACGAATCCATCTCTTTCCAGTACCGGAACACCGTCAACTCACGCTTTAACTTTACCCCTTCGGATGACTCCGACGTCGGCTTTCTGGAGGCCCTCTTCCACCCGTCGAGACATCGTGAAGCCACCGGCGACTTTCGGCATATCAATATCGGTATGCGGCACAACGCCTCCGCCAATGCCCAACTGCTCAGCAACCAGTTTGCAAACCTGACATCCAGCATCACTTTCACGGAATACTGGTATCCGGAAACCCTGCGCCGGGAATGGGATCCCGATCAGGAGCGGGTCGTCTCACGCATGGAAAGCGGATTTGCGGCCGGAAGAGATTTTTCGACCAGCCTAAGCGCTAACACCACTATCTACGGCACCAGTCAGGCCCGCATAGGACGTTTCGAAGGATTTCGTCACACCATGCGTCCGTCCCTTAGTTTCAGCTACAGCCCGGATTTCAGTGATTCCTTTTGGGGATACTACCGGGATGTTCAGTCCACCGCCGATGGAGACACCCAGCGCTACTCCATCTTTCAGGGTGGAATTGTAGGCGGACCCGCAGCCGGTGAACAACGCACACTGAGCTTGAGCATCAACAACGTTCTGGAAACCAAAGAGGTGAGACGGGACACTACCGGGGAGCGCAGGGAGAATACCGTCAGATTGATCGACCAGCTTAATGCAAGCGTAAGTTATAACTTTGCTGCTGAGAGCTTTAATCTCTCTGACCTGAGAACTTCTTTCAGGACATCCTTCATCCAGAATATCAATCTTTCCGCGAATGCCACTTTCAGTTTTTACGACACCGATGAGGATGGCAGGCGAATTGACCGGTACCTGTGGCAGGAGTCAAACCGCTTTATGCGCATGACCAACTTCTCCATGACGGCCAGCACGCAATTCAGCAGCGGGGGCGCCCGGCGGCCGGAGCAAACCACCTGGTATTATCCCGAGCACTACGACCCGCTGGATCAATCCCGCTTTCATCCGGTAGACCGGGCCATCATGGAGGGTCGTGTTTACCGGACCGACCTCCCCTGGTCGTTCAACGTCAATTTCAACTATCGCTGGAACCGAACCGCAACCGGCGCCTCGCAAAAGAGCGCTCAGATTGAAGCAACCAACATCCAGATGCGTCTCACTCCGGAGTGGCAGTTCAGTACCCGCATCGGCTACGACCTCATCCAGAAACAACTGACCCCGGCGCGCTTCAATATCACAAGGAATCTGCATTGCTGGGATCTCTCTTTTCAGTGGAATCCGTTCGACGATATGAAGTTCTTCCTGTTCCGGCTGACGGTGCGCGACACCCGTATTCAGGGCCTGATCCAGAAACTACCCGGCCTGAATAATCTTGAGCGTCAGCAGAGTCCGATCAACCGGTTCCGCTGA
- a CDS encoding riboflavin synthase, which yields MFNGIIEELGTVKSVRDIGGGKELTISCELADSLEVDNSLCVNGVCQTVVRQDKNSVSVQVVEETLRKTALGSLKAGSRVNLERSLSLAQRIDGHIVQGHVDTTGVVADVRKEGTNWLVTITFDPEWRDLVVGRGSIAIDGISLTIARETAQDFTVAIIPYTWEHTVISDRKRGDRVNLEFDILGKYVLRFMQNRAGEHTSGYDEGGQTSGTGAGSGFSPGSGQPASSGPRSASNTPKMDFFGMGAGQDKRGGGSGGEGLTEKKLRDSGFTD from the coding sequence ATGTTTAATGGAATTATTGAAGAGCTGGGTACCGTGAAATCGGTCCGTGACATCGGAGGCGGAAAGGAGCTGACCATTTCCTGTGAACTGGCCGATTCCCTCGAGGTGGACAACAGTTTGTGTGTTAATGGTGTCTGCCAGACGGTGGTCCGGCAGGATAAAAACTCGGTGTCGGTACAGGTCGTTGAAGAGACACTGCGAAAAACCGCATTGGGCAGTTTGAAAGCCGGCTCCAGGGTTAACCTGGAGCGGTCTCTGTCGCTGGCGCAGCGCATTGACGGCCATATCGTTCAGGGGCATGTCGATACCACCGGCGTTGTAGCCGATGTTCGCAAGGAAGGAACCAACTGGCTGGTCACCATAACGTTTGACCCCGAGTGGAGAGACCTTGTCGTCGGGCGGGGCAGTATTGCGATAGACGGAATCAGCCTGACCATAGCGCGGGAGACGGCGCAGGATTTCACCGTGGCCATCATCCCCTACACCTGGGAGCATACGGTGATCAGCGATCGCAAGAGAGGGGATCGCGTGAACCTGGAGTTTGACATTCTTGGCAAATATGTGCTTCGGTTCATGCAAAATCGTGCCGGCGAACACACCTCCGGTTATGATGAGGGCGGTCAGACATCAGGAACAGGTGCCGGTTCCGGTTTTTCCCCCGGATCGGGCCAGCCGGCCTCTTCCGGCCCCCGATCCGCTTCAAACACGCCGAAGATGGACTTTTTTGGCATGGGTGCCGGCCAGGACAAAAGAGGGGGCGGTTCTGGCGGCGAGGGACTCACGGAAAAGAAACTTCGGGATTCCGGATTTACTGACTAA
- the ribD gene encoding bifunctional diaminohydroxyphosphoribosylaminopyrimidine deaminase/5-amino-6-(5-phosphoribosylamino)uracil reductase RibD gives MGFSSTDKKRMKRALRLAGKGKGYVAPNPLVGCTIYSRDGDLIGEGYHERYGKEHAEINALNSIRDRSDLIDATVYVTLEPCSHHGKTPPCALELARYPLKRVVVAMRDPNPKVNGDGLRIMREKGIAVETGLLEDEAMRLNETFLFNIRFGKPYVILKVAQTLDGYIAAPDGDSRWITGTSARKMVHQWRSEYDAVLIGRNTALMDNPRLTVRHVSGRQPRRIVIDGPGTLPDDLHLFSDIHEEKTIRVTCGNRPSGFEKDPALSLLQPDTFRGKTLNVTELEGHANLEQVISEAGALGITSILVEAGNHLASALVRQNLVDKLHLFIAPKMLGGGTRSFLGLGIDRMSEILEFRSGEWKKTGDDMLFTGYF, from the coding sequence ATGGGGTTCTCCTCGACAGACAAAAAACGGATGAAGCGGGCTCTCAGGCTCGCCGGCAAAGGGAAGGGATATGTAGCTCCCAATCCGTTGGTTGGCTGTACTATCTATTCAAGAGACGGTGATCTGATTGGGGAAGGATATCACGAACGCTACGGCAAGGAGCACGCCGAAATCAATGCACTGAACAGCATACGTGACCGCTCCGATTTGATCGACGCCACCGTATATGTCACCCTCGAACCCTGCTCTCATCACGGAAAAACCCCGCCCTGTGCCCTTGAGCTTGCCAGATACCCGTTGAAGCGGGTGGTGGTTGCCATGAGAGATCCCAATCCGAAAGTGAACGGAGATGGGTTGCGAATTATGAGGGAAAAGGGCATCGCCGTCGAGACCGGCCTTCTTGAGGATGAAGCAATGCGCCTTAACGAGACGTTCCTGTTCAATATCCGGTTCGGCAAACCCTACGTGATTCTCAAGGTGGCACAGACACTGGACGGGTATATAGCGGCTCCGGACGGCGACTCCCGGTGGATCACCGGCACGTCGGCCCGGAAGATGGTTCACCAGTGGCGCAGCGAGTACGATGCGGTCCTCATAGGCAGGAACACGGCATTGATGGACAACCCCCGGCTCACGGTCAGGCATGTCAGCGGCAGGCAACCGCGCAGAATTGTGATTGACGGCCCGGGTACTCTGCCGGACGACCTGCACCTTTTCAGCGATATCCACGAAGAGAAAACCATAAGAGTGACCTGCGGCAACCGCCCGTCCGGGTTCGAAAAGGATCCGGCGCTAAGCCTACTTCAGCCGGATACATTTCGCGGCAAAACGTTGAACGTGACCGAACTGGAAGGCCATGCCAATCTGGAACAGGTGATCAGTGAGGCGGGTGCACTTGGAATCACATCCATCCTGGTGGAAGCCGGAAACCATTTGGCCTCCGCCCTGGTCCGGCAAAATCTCGTGGACAAGCTCCACCTGTTCATCGCGCCCAAAATGCTGGGAGGCGGAACGCGGAGCTTCCTCGGCCTTGGCATCGACCGAATGAGTGAAATTCTTGAGTTCCGCTCTGGCGAATGGAAAAAAACAGGTGACGACATGCTGTTTACCGGCTATTTTTAG